In Synechococcus sp. UW69, the following are encoded in one genomic region:
- the infC gene encoding translation initiation factor IF-3, producing MPPRPRFDRRAPVRELPNINDRINYPQLRVVDSDGAQLGVISREEALDVARDRELDLVLVSEKADPPVCRIMDYGKFKFEQEKKAKEAKKKSHQTEVKEVKMRYKIDQHDYDVRIGQAQRFLKAGDKVKCTVIFRGREIQHTALAETLLRRMAKDLEEKAEIQQAPKREGRNMIMFLTPRKTPLVKKEEKEQAANKAVRTIPAPPRPTAAKVASPQG from the coding sequence ATGCCCCCACGTCCCCGTTTTGACCGTCGTGCCCCGGTTCGGGAGCTGCCCAACATCAACGATCGGATCAACTACCCCCAATTGCGGGTGGTCGACTCAGACGGCGCTCAGCTGGGCGTGATCAGCCGGGAAGAAGCCCTCGACGTGGCCCGTGACCGGGAACTGGATCTGGTGCTGGTGAGCGAGAAGGCCGACCCGCCGGTCTGCCGAATCATGGACTACGGCAAGTTCAAGTTCGAACAAGAAAAGAAAGCCAAAGAGGCCAAGAAAAAGTCGCACCAGACCGAAGTTAAAGAGGTCAAGATGCGCTACAAGATCGACCAGCACGATTACGACGTGCGAATCGGTCAGGCCCAGCGCTTCCTCAAGGCTGGCGACAAGGTGAAGTGCACGGTGATCTTCCGCGGCCGGGAGATTCAGCACACGGCCCTGGCGGAAACCCTCCTGCGGCGGATGGCCAAGGATCTGGAGGAGAAGGCCGAGATCCAGCAGGCGCCCAAACGGGAGGGCCGCAACATGATCATGTTCCTCACCCCGCGCAAAACACCGCTGGTGAAGAAGGAGGAAAAGGAGCAAGCCGCCAACAAGGCCGTGCGCACGATTCCGGCACCCCCACGCCCCACCGCCGCGAAGGTGGCGAGCCCTCAGGGCTAG
- a CDS encoding dienelactone hydrolase family protein: MLPEVFGVNAWVRSVADRLAAHGHPALAVPLFARTAPNLELAYETSDLAQGRRHKDATTSDQILADVAAALAWLQDQHPQAEVHLVGFCFGGHAAFLAASLPGVAAAFDFYGAGVSRMRPGGGEPSLALLPQIQARLTCVFGTADPLIPAEDRETIASALRKADPAGERLRCLSYDGADHGFMCEARSSFDPQASAQGWRLLLDDDSLL, encoded by the coding sequence GTGCTGCCTGAGGTGTTCGGTGTGAATGCCTGGGTGCGCAGCGTGGCCGATCGGCTGGCCGCCCATGGCCATCCGGCCCTGGCGGTGCCCTTGTTTGCGCGAACGGCCCCCAATCTGGAGTTGGCCTATGAAACGTCCGATCTGGCCCAAGGTCGTCGCCACAAGGACGCCACCACCAGCGATCAGATCCTCGCTGATGTTGCTGCGGCCCTGGCCTGGCTGCAGGATCAACACCCGCAGGCAGAGGTTCATCTGGTGGGCTTCTGCTTCGGGGGACATGCCGCGTTTTTGGCGGCCAGCCTGCCTGGCGTGGCGGCGGCCTTTGATTTCTATGGCGCCGGCGTCAGCCGGATGCGGCCTGGCGGTGGTGAACCCTCCCTGGCCCTGCTGCCGCAGATCCAGGCACGGCTCACCTGTGTGTTCGGCACGGCCGATCCGCTGATTCCTGCGGAGGATCGCGAGACGATTGCGTCGGCCCTGCGCAAGGCCGATCCCGCTGGCGAGCGTTTGCGTTGTCTGAGCTATGACGGCGCCGATCACGGCTTCATGTGCGAAGCCCGCAGCAGTTTTGATCCCCAGGCCTCAGCCCAGGGATGGCGCTTGCTGCTGGACGATGACTCTCTCCTCTAG
- a CDS encoding GntR family transcriptional regulator has protein sequence MRFHIQQESDIPASTQLYNQICFAIAARHYPPGHRLPSTRQLAMQTGLHRNTISKVYRQLETDGVVEAMAGSGIYVRDQQKPREIKTPPHIRNRGVTDLDREVRKCVDGLLNAGCTLQQTRELLTREIDWRLRCGARVLVSTPREDIGASMLIAEELEPCLDVPVEVVPLEELESVLENSSNGTVVTSRYFLQPVEELAKKQSVRAVAVDLNDFRQELAMLKELRPGSCVGLVSISPGILRAAEVILHSMRGNELLLMTATPDVGSRLLALLRASSHVLCDRPSLPLVEQSLRQNRSQLMRMPQVHCAESYLSTDTIDLLRKEIGLQTPAAAS, from the coding sequence GTGCGATTCCATATCCAACAGGAAAGCGACATTCCGGCATCGACGCAGCTCTACAACCAGATCTGTTTCGCCATCGCAGCGCGGCATTACCCACCGGGGCATCGACTGCCGAGTACCCGACAACTGGCAATGCAGACCGGATTGCATCGCAACACGATCAGCAAGGTTTACCGACAGCTGGAAACCGATGGCGTCGTGGAAGCCATGGCCGGCTCTGGCATCTACGTGCGCGACCAGCAGAAACCACGGGAAATCAAAACGCCACCGCACATCCGCAATCGGGGCGTCACCGATCTCGACCGTGAAGTGCGCAAGTGTGTGGATGGCCTGCTGAATGCGGGCTGCACCCTGCAGCAGACCCGGGAACTGCTGACCCGGGAGATCGACTGGCGCCTGCGCTGCGGCGCGCGCGTGCTGGTCAGCACGCCGCGGGAAGACATCGGCGCCTCGATGCTGATCGCCGAGGAACTGGAACCTTGCCTGGATGTGCCGGTGGAAGTGGTACCGCTGGAGGAACTGGAAAGCGTTCTGGAAAATTCCAGCAATGGCACAGTGGTGACTAGCCGTTATTTCCTCCAACCGGTGGAGGAGCTGGCGAAGAAACAAAGTGTTCGGGCCGTGGCCGTTGACCTCAACGACTTCCGCCAGGAGCTGGCCATGCTCAAAGAGTTGCGCCCCGGCAGCTGTGTGGGCCTGGTGAGCATCAGCCCTGGCATCCTGCGGGCAGCGGAGGTGATTCTCCACTCAATGCGGGGCAACGAATTGCTGCTGATGACCGCCACCCCAGACGTGGGCAGCCGCCTGCTGGCCCTACTGCGGGCCTCCAGTCACGTGCTCTGCGATCGCCCCAGCCTGCCTCTGGTGGAGCAGAGCCTTCGTCAGAACCGCTCCCAACTGATGCGCATGCCCCAGGTGCATTGCGCCGAGAGCTACCTCAGCACCGATACGATCGATCTACTCCGTAAGGAGATTGGCCTGCAGACCCCGGCGGCCGCCAGCTAA
- the cysE gene encoding serine O-acetyltransferase, with translation MFDHIRADLAIIRERDPAARGWLEIVCCYPGFQAISLHRISHRLWSCRLPLKLAARCLSQIGRSLTGIEIHPGARIGHSVFIDHGMGVVIGETAEIGPRCLLYQGVTLGGTGKEHGKRHPTLEENVVVGAGAKVLGAITIGTNTRIGAGSVVVRDVESDCTVVGIPGRVIHQSGVRINPLAHSALPDAEASVIRNLMERIDELESTVGNLQRCLREVAEGRALRETCRGESQNLKDREILEFLGDTSGDR, from the coding sequence ATGTTTGATCACATCCGTGCCGACCTCGCGATCATCCGCGAGCGTGATCCGGCTGCCCGTGGCTGGCTGGAAATTGTGTGCTGCTACCCCGGCTTCCAGGCGATCAGCCTGCATCGGATCAGCCATCGCCTCTGGAGCTGCCGTCTGCCCCTGAAGCTCGCCGCCCGCTGCCTCAGCCAGATCGGCCGTTCCCTCACCGGCATCGAAATCCACCCGGGTGCACGCATCGGCCACAGCGTGTTCATCGACCACGGCATGGGGGTGGTGATCGGCGAAACCGCTGAAATCGGCCCCCGCTGCCTGCTGTACCAGGGGGTGACCCTGGGGGGCACAGGCAAGGAGCACGGCAAACGCCATCCCACCCTGGAGGAGAACGTTGTGGTCGGAGCTGGAGCCAAGGTGCTGGGTGCCATCACCATCGGCACCAACACCCGCATCGGCGCCGGATCGGTGGTGGTGCGCGATGTGGAAAGCGACTGCACCGTTGTGGGCATTCCAGGCCGCGTGATCCACCAGAGCGGCGTACGGATCAACCCCCTGGCCCACTCCGCCCTACCGGATGCCGAAGCAAGCGTGATCCGCAACCTCATGGAGCGGATCGATGAACTGGAAAGCACCGTGGGCAACCTTCAGCGATGCTTGAGGGAAGTAGCGGAAGGCCGCGCATTGCGCGAAACATGTCGAGGTGAATCGCAAAACCTCAAAGACCGCGAGATCCTGGAATTCCTCGGAGACACCTCCGGTGATCGTTGA
- a CDS encoding sulfotransferase family 2 domain-containing protein — translation MIVDHDLQLVVLHVPKCAGTALRRAFLEDGADRRMESWFDFSYDPVLKRQVDLAHRPLMDLRHTRLWRWLRRYQVIACIRHPYDRLASACRENLRQKSRATEVQVRSQPPTEEQLLHYLRRLPAAMDAHDLRWVHGFPIHWFTHLGKRPMVDQLIRCEQFSSDLEALGESLSLPKSLRKRLRAVGEGAGRREAANLTAIRNHPDLQALANQLHHEDFPCFQYKQQKAEYRDTELKQLINACLTIGPSHDLPLTNLTPEMHWYYGRVSQRPELRLKPKRTGRTRR, via the coding sequence GTGATCGTTGATCACGATCTACAGCTGGTAGTTCTGCACGTCCCCAAGTGTGCGGGCACTGCACTGCGAAGAGCCTTTCTCGAGGACGGCGCTGACCGCCGAATGGAGAGCTGGTTCGACTTCAGCTATGACCCTGTACTAAAACGCCAAGTGGACCTGGCCCATCGCCCCTTGATGGATCTGCGCCACACCCGACTGTGGCGCTGGCTGCGCCGCTACCAGGTGATTGCCTGCATCCGTCATCCCTACGACCGCCTGGCCTCCGCCTGTAGGGAAAACCTGCGCCAGAAAAGCCGCGCAACCGAGGTGCAAGTGCGCAGCCAGCCGCCCACCGAAGAACAACTTCTGCATTACCTGCGACGGCTACCAGCTGCCATGGACGCCCATGACCTGCGCTGGGTGCATGGCTTTCCGATCCACTGGTTCACTCACCTCGGCAAACGCCCGATGGTGGATCAGCTGATCCGCTGCGAGCAGTTCAGCAGCGATCTCGAAGCGCTGGGGGAGTCACTCTCTCTGCCCAAGAGCCTGCGGAAGCGACTGCGCGCCGTCGGAGAAGGCGCAGGACGCCGGGAGGCAGCAAATCTCACGGCGATCCGCAACCATCCCGATCTTCAGGCGTTGGCCAATCAGCTGCACCACGAAGACTTCCCCTGTTTTCAGTACAAGCAGCAGAAGGCGGAGTACAGGGACACGGAGCTAAAACAACTGATCAATGCCTGCCTCACCATTGGCCCCTCCCATGACCTGCCGCTGACCAACCTCACGCCGGAGATGCACTGGTATTACGGACGCGTCAGCCAACGCCCAGAGCTTCGACTCAAGCCCAAACGCACGGGGAGGACCAGACGATGA
- a CDS encoding glycosyltransferase, giving the protein MMLVLTLLCRDEADILESMLRFHLAQGVDRIIATDNGSMDGSLEILQRFQRRGQLTLLQEAEQTHDQAVWVTRMARMAAEMGADWVINSDADEFWWPQQGDLNSTLAQLPESVEGLLVERTNFLPPPRNGQDHRPFYQRQTLRERISRNSLGVPLPPKLIHRAFPSVEIKDGNHGAKLNGRSIAGIKSTAIEVLHVPIRSYPQLERKIRQGTEALQRNKRVSAGIGDSWRKIYANHLSQGTLPAYYDSLRLNPAAIAAQLVRGELIDDRRLLKALGNPLPRVAVITPYYKEPLAQLRQCHDSVLAQSEPCLHVLVADGYPRRRINHWRAEHVRLPRSHRDIGSTPRLIGSYHAIGLGVDAVAFLDADNWYGPDHISSLLKAMDDHQADFISSSRTLCRLDGSVMGPCPLTDPDRFIDTNAMLLGRGAFPLLHQWVLMPPYGHLIGDRIMLHHIKQSGLQRQHLDQGSVFYRCAKGGLYRQLREEIPAGVQERPDYEASFRQWEADGYSPLK; this is encoded by the coding sequence ATGATGCTGGTGCTCACACTGCTCTGCCGGGATGAAGCCGACATCCTCGAGAGCATGTTGCGTTTCCATCTGGCCCAGGGGGTTGATCGGATCATCGCCACTGACAACGGCTCAATGGACGGCAGCCTGGAGATCCTGCAACGGTTCCAACGACGCGGCCAGTTGACGCTGCTGCAGGAAGCGGAACAGACCCACGATCAAGCCGTGTGGGTGACCCGGATGGCGCGGATGGCAGCAGAGATGGGGGCGGACTGGGTGATCAACAGCGATGCGGATGAGTTCTGGTGGCCGCAACAGGGCGACCTCAACTCCACCCTGGCCCAGCTCCCCGAAAGCGTTGAAGGCCTGCTGGTGGAACGCACCAACTTTCTGCCACCACCACGTAACGGCCAAGACCATCGACCCTTCTATCAGCGCCAGACCCTGCGCGAACGGATCTCCCGCAACAGCCTTGGCGTGCCCCTACCCCCCAAGCTGATTCACCGCGCCTTTCCAAGCGTCGAGATCAAGGACGGGAACCATGGCGCGAAGCTGAATGGCAGATCCATTGCGGGAATCAAGAGCACCGCGATAGAGGTCCTGCATGTGCCCATTCGCAGCTACCCACAACTCGAACGCAAAATCCGACAGGGAACGGAGGCTCTACAGCGCAACAAACGCGTTAGTGCGGGCATCGGCGACAGCTGGCGAAAGATCTACGCCAATCACCTGAGTCAGGGAACCCTGCCGGCCTATTACGACAGCCTCCGGCTCAACCCTGCCGCGATCGCAGCCCAACTGGTTCGCGGTGAGCTGATCGACGATCGGCGGCTGCTGAAAGCCCTTGGCAATCCCTTGCCCCGAGTGGCCGTAATCACGCCCTATTACAAGGAGCCACTGGCCCAGCTGCGCCAGTGCCACGACAGCGTGCTGGCCCAGAGCGAGCCCTGCCTGCATGTTCTGGTGGCCGATGGATACCCTCGCCGACGGATCAACCACTGGCGTGCCGAACACGTGCGGCTACCGCGCAGCCATCGCGACATCGGATCGACACCGCGCTTGATCGGCAGCTATCACGCCATCGGCCTGGGGGTGGATGCCGTGGCCTTCCTCGATGCCGACAACTGGTATGGCCCCGACCATATCTCCAGCCTGCTGAAAGCGATGGACGACCACCAGGCTGATTTCATTTCATCCAGCCGCACCCTCTGCCGCCTGGACGGATCGGTGATGGGACCCTGCCCCCTCACCGACCCGGATCGCTTCATCGACACCAACGCAATGCTCTTGGGCCGAGGCGCTTTCCCCCTATTGCACCAATGGGTGCTGATGCCGCCCTATGGCCACCTGATCGGCGATCGAATCATGCTGCATCACATCAAGCAGTCCGGCTTGCAGCGCCAGCACCTCGACCAGGGCTCGGTCTTTTACCGCTGCGCCAAGGGAGGGCTCTACAGACAGCTCAGGGAAGAGATTCCTGCAGGGGTGCAGGAGAGACCGGATTACGAAGCTTCGTTCCGTCAGTGGGAAGCCGATGGCTATTCGCCACTGAAGTAA